The genomic region TACTTTTTTTACAGCTATCGGTAATTAGATCAATAATCATAAGAGGTTCAGAATAATAAGAAGGCTTTCCTCTTACATACCTGTTGCCATCTATTATCAAACTATCAGGATAAAACTTTGCAGGGAAAGATTGCGTGCCAATGTTTAGGGAACTTTCAGTGACAATCACTTTTTCCTGTATGCGGTTAAGCCATGATGTTACAACTGTTACACTGTCATTTTCAATATTCAGATAGTCGAGTGTGTAGATTACCCACCCTGATTTGTAATTGTCTTTTACCAAAAACCATTCCCCTTCAATGGATTTATGGTTTTGTTCAGGCTTCAAACAGCCTAACTGCAATAAACAAAAAAGAAACAGCTGTAATCTCATGCTATCAAATCTTTCCCTCGTCCATCCATATTTTGGCCTTAAGCACCGTCATTACCGTAAGACTGTCGGTCACTTCGTTATCCATTACCATGCGGTACAATTCAGCAAAAGGCAGTTTGCGCACCTCAAGACGTTCATCATCGTCGGGGTGTGGTTCGGTAAAGCTCAATCCCTTTGCTACATACATATAGGCATATTCGTTAGTAGCACTGTTGCTGGTATGGCTGGTGAGTAATAGCTGCCAATCACGGGCTATCACTCCGCATTCCTCTTGCAATTCACGCTTGGCACTCTCTATCGGCTCCACATCCAAATGACCGCCGCCTTCTGGTATTTCCCAACTGTATTGGTTAATAGGGTAGCGGTATTGGCCCACAATCCAAGTATTATAGTCATCGTCAAGCGGTAATACTCCAATAGCAAGGTTTTTAAACTCGGTAACTGTATAAATGCCATTGCTGCCGCCGGGGTTTATTACCTTATGGTGGTTAATGCGAACCCAAGGGGTTTCGTGCACAATCTCTGATGATAAAGTCGTCCAAGGGTTTTCCTGACTCACGTTTGTAAAGTTTTTTCAAAAATATCTTTTTACTACGCCCTGTGGGGTTTTATTTTGGTTAAAAAACCACAAGTATTGATAAACAAGGCACAAGTACAAAAACGTTTCAATGTAATAGCGCTTTGGTTTTTAGTTATGGCCTATCTACACTACTTGCGCCCCCTGTTTTTGGTTGATTTTTGGTACGATGAGGTGATGAGTTTAGAAGAGTTCATTCTTGTACCCTTCAAAAAAACCGTTACCGATTACCCTGTCCCCAATAATCATATCTTTTTTAGCCTGTTGATGAACGGCTGGCTGAAATTATGGGGCATACACACCTTTGCCGAAGCCGTGCAATCCATTTGGGTAGTTAGGTTATTGCCCGCGTTATTTAGTGCGGGAGCATTGTTTACTGTAACCGCCACCGTAAACAGGGCTACAAAACAACAATGGTGCGTAGTGGGCATGGTTGCCCTTATGGCTATGCTGCCTTTTTATAACTACGCAACGCAGGTAAGAGGGTATGGGCTTAGTATAATGCTGATTACATTGATAACCAACAGGCTGTTAGCCTATTACCAAACCCGCAAAGCAAAGTGGGGTGTATGGGCAAGTGTATTCACAGCATTGTTTATTTATACTATCCCTTCTAATCTATACCCTGTGATTGCGTTCTTAGCCGTTGCAGGAACAATGTGCTTACGGACATTAGCTAAGGAAGGCTTTAAACAGGCTGTAAATTCAGTTCATGCAAAGGCGGCGTTGTTTGTGGGGAGTGGAGTTGTGATTGCCATTGTATTATACCTTCCCGTTTTTAAACAGGTAATTAGTAACGACTATGTGAAATCAGCGGGGATGTTCAGGGCTGAGATATGGAACGAAGCCTTACAAATAGTTAGGTATTTGCTAAAACCGTATTACATATCTCTTATTCTTATACTGTGGGGGTTATGGTTTGCAGTGGCCAAAAAAGCTGATATGCGAATAGTGATTGCACTGGCAGTTGTAATTATTTTGCCCTTTGTCTTTAGCTATATACGCGGCGATAGACCTTTTGATAGGGTGTTTTTATGGATATGTCCTTTGCTGGCAATTATAGTGGGGGTGTTGTACACCCATTTGCACGAAGGCTTTATTAAACGCTCTATGATGGCTACTTCGTTTCACTTTGTTGTTACACTTGGTTTTATTTGGGGCTTGCAGGATGCAAAAGGACACAGCCAGCTACGATTAGCCGATGACCTGAAAAACGAAGTAAACCGCTGTGATATTTATTACAACAATCTGCTTACTACGTATCATACTAATCAAAATTTGGGGTGGTTTAAACAAAACTACTATAGTGATAGTGCAGTGGTGTATTTGCACGAAGTAGATAAGTATGCCATGCAGGGATATTTACCCTTACACGCTATACAATGGGAGCCAGACCCGCAAAAAATTAAATCGGTGGATAGGTATTTTATCATCACTTTAGCCCCTACCCAAGCCCAAAACTATTATTTGCAGTTTGACAGTAACTATACGTTTAAAAGACTCAATCCAGATTTGGATTATGTGAATATTGTAGAGGCTGTACGGGTTGATAAACAGTAGTTTGTAAAAAAAATCTACTACAGAAACACTACTGACATAGGGCTGTCATAACCCCGCTGTTGTTTTGTATCATAAACTAATAACACTACTATGATACTTACACAAACCACCGAAATTTCACTTAAAACACAAATGGAGGATTTTGCTGCCTATAACCAATGGGCTAACAAAACACTGGTTGATTGGCTGAAGACCAAACCAGTTGAAGTGTTTACCAAAAACATACCCTCAAGCTTCCCTACTTTGCAAAAAACATTGATGCACATTTGGGATGTTGAACAAGGTTGGATAGCAAGATTACAGGGTATGGCTACAAAATCGTTCACGTGGGAAGGGTTTGACGGAACACTTGAGGATATTATCGAGGGGCTACTGGAGCAATCTGAAAATACAGCATTGTATGTACAGGCTCTTACCGAAGATGAGTTAATGGGCGATTGCTTTTTCTCCATACCCTATGTGGGCGATCATACCGTATCTCGCTACGAAATCTTGCAACACGCGTTTTGCCACAGTATTTACCATAGGGGGCAAGTAATAACCATGGGACGTAACTTAGGGTTTACGGATGCACCCATGACTGATTTTATGTTTTATCTTCTACGTGTGAAACGCGCATTACATGACTAAGGAAGAAATACTTGAGCAGCGCTTGCAAAGGCAGCATTTTACCCGACAGCCGCATACCAACGCTGCTGAATTGGTGACTGCTTTGGTAGCTGTGCAATCGCAAGAATATGCAGGAGCCAAATGGGCACTGGGCTTGCGTTTGCCCGGCACAACCGACGAGTTGATTGATGCTGCCTTTAATGCGGGCGAGATACTGCGAACACACGTGCTTAGGCCTACGTGGCATTTTGTGGCTCCGCAGGATATACGCAGTTTACTGCAACTTACTGCACCCTACATTCATGCCCTTAGCGATTACTACTATCGGCAAAAACAGTTGGATGCAAAAGTGTTTTTGCAATGCAATTCTATTATTGAAAAGGCACTGCGTGATAATAACTACCTTACACGTGAAGAGCTGAAAGAAGAGTTTGATAAGCACGGAATAGAGACAGATACGTTACGGCTGGCTTATATAATGATGCAGGCAGAGCTTGAAGGACTTATTTGCAGCGGCCCACGAAAGGGAAAACAGTTTACCTATGCACTAATGGATGAGCGGGTACCAGCCACTAAGCCCTTGAAACGAGAAGAAGCTTTGGAACAGTTTACTCGGCGTTATTTTGACGGGCACGGGCCTGCCACCATACATGATATGGCCAAATGGAGCGGTTTGAGAATAGGGGATGTGAAAGAGGGGATAAGCTTGGCCGGAAACAGCTTACAATCAGAAATGGTGGGAAAGCATGAGTTTTGGTTTACACCTTTAATGCCGATTGAAAATAGTAATACTGATAACGTTTGGATGTTGCCTACCTACGATGAATATGTGATAGGATATAAAGTAAACGAGGTATTTATGGATGTTGCAAAACCCCAAGGTAGTTTAACTTTTGACAGCACCGTGATGATTAACGGAGTACTGAAGGGCTGCTGGCGACGAACTATCAACAAAAAGACAGCTGTTTTTGAAGTTAGTATGTTTACAAAACCAGAAAAGGCCCTGCGAAAGCAAATAGAAGCGGCATGCGAGAAATACGCAACCTTTTTTGGGGTAAAAGCAGAAGTGTTTTTTGTTTGATACTTATTTTTCGATTACTACAAACAAGTAGTCACCCAACTCATCGTTATAGCGGGCTTTAACTTTTTCAAAAGTTCCGCGTTCAATATCAGTAGCAAGTTGTGCAAGTCCTTGTTCCACTTCTTCTTTGTTTGCCAGGGCAGCAAACGAAGAAATACCCTGACGTATTTGAGCATCAAAGTATAGTTTAGGTTGATTTTTACCCACGTACAAAAACTTGTCCTGCAAGTCGTTTTTCACGTAGTACTTATGATTGGCAGTAATGTTTAATCCCGCTTCCGAAACAGCGGATTCAATAGCGGTGTATGATGGCATCTGACGGATTGAGCGTTCAAGCATTTTAGGGAAATAATGATTGAGCCAATACCCTTGCATTTGCTCAGCCGTTGAGGTAAAAATTACCATACGGGCATTGGGTTTCAACACACGGTACAGCTCTTTAAAAGCAAGAATTAAATTAGTCCAGTGGTGAATGGTAAGAGTACCTATCGCTCCGTCAAAATAATTGTCGGTAAACGGAATGTTCTCTGCACTGCCTAATTGCCATTTCACCGATTGACTTTTGGTTTTGGCTTGCTCTAACATCAATGTTGAAGGTTCAACACCCACCATGTTAATGCCTTTGTGGGCCAGCGTGATAGTATAATTGCCCGTACCGCACCCTATATCCAAACAAACCCCTTCAGGTTGTGGCTGTAATAATCCAAAAAGCGTTTGCGCCAAATACGGGTCGGCGGTACGTGTTTGATTGTATTGGCTGCCAATGGTGTTATAGGTCGTCATGCGATGTGTGTGTTTACGACGTGATTTTTTTAGACAAAAAATACTCAATTAGTTTGAAATGGAGTATAAGTAGGTTCAATCAGTTTAAGCAATCAATGAGCAAAATTATAAACTGACGAGGGTTGAAAAGGTACTAAGCCATTTCCAACTTAGGCAATTGCCATTCGGGTATTGTACCGTCAGCATTCTCCACCAAACCGTCGCGTAAGCGAACAATGCGTTTGGCGCGCTGTGCAATATCTTCTTCGTGGGTAACCACAATAATAGTGTTGCCTTGTTTGTGTAAATCTTCAAACAACTGCATTATTTCAACAGAGGTTTTGGTATCCAAGTTACCGGTAGGCTCATCGGCCAATATAATACTGGGTCTGTTTACAAGTGCGCGGGCCACGGCAACACGTTGACGCTGGCCTCCCGACAGTTCATTCGGGCGGTGGTTAACACGGTCGCCCAAACCCACTGATTTCAACACTTCCATGGCGCGCTCCAAACGTTCTTCTTTTTTTATCCCTGCATATATTAAGGGCAACGCCACGTTCTCAAGAGACGATAAACGGGGCAATAGGTTAAACGTTTGAAATACGAACCCGATTTCTTGATTACGGATATCGGCCAGCTCATTATCCCCCATGCTGCTCACATCTTTCCCGTTCAGCATATAAGTGCCCGATGTTGGGGTATCCAATGCTCCCAATACATTCATCAAGGTAGATTTTCCCGAACCCGAAGGTCCCATCAAAGCCACGTATTCACCCTTAAATATTTCGATGTTTACATCTTTAAGAGCATACAGCACCTCGGTGCCCATAATATACCTGCGTTGGATATGTTGTAAATGGATTAATGCACTCATGGA from Bacteroidota bacterium harbors:
- a CDS encoding NUDIX hydrolase, whose product is MSQENPWTTLSSEIVHETPWVRINHHKVINPGGSNGIYTVTEFKNLAIGVLPLDDDYNTWIVGQYRYPINQYSWEIPEGGGHLDVEPIESAKRELQEECGVIARDWQLLLTSHTSNSATNEYAYMYVAKGLSFTEPHPDDDERLEVRKLPFAELYRMVMDNEVTDSLTVMTVLKAKIWMDEGKI
- a CDS encoding damage-inducible protein DinB — encoded protein: MILTQTTEISLKTQMEDFAAYNQWANKTLVDWLKTKPVEVFTKNIPSSFPTLQKTLMHIWDVEQGWIARLQGMATKSFTWEGFDGTLEDIIEGLLEQSENTALYVQALTEDELMGDCFFSIPYVGDHTVSRYEILQHAFCHSIYHRGQVITMGRNLGFTDAPMTDFMFYLLRVKRALHD
- a CDS encoding winged helix DNA-binding domain-containing protein, translating into MTKEEILEQRLQRQHFTRQPHTNAAELVTALVAVQSQEYAGAKWALGLRLPGTTDELIDAAFNAGEILRTHVLRPTWHFVAPQDIRSLLQLTAPYIHALSDYYYRQKQLDAKVFLQCNSIIEKALRDNNYLTREELKEEFDKHGIETDTLRLAYIMMQAELEGLICSGPRKGKQFTYALMDERVPATKPLKREEALEQFTRRYFDGHGPATIHDMAKWSGLRIGDVKEGISLAGNSLQSEMVGKHEFWFTPLMPIENSNTDNVWMLPTYDEYVIGYKVNEVFMDVAKPQGSLTFDSTVMINGVLKGCWRRTINKKTAVFEVSMFTKPEKALRKQIEAACEKYATFFGVKAEVFFV
- a CDS encoding methyltransferase domain-containing protein; this encodes MTTYNTIGSQYNQTRTADPYLAQTLFGLLQPQPEGVCLDIGCGTGNYTITLAHKGINMVGVEPSTLMLEQAKTKSQSVKWQLGSAENIPFTDNYFDGAIGTLTIHHWTNLILAFKELYRVLKPNARMVIFTSTAEQMQGYWLNHYFPKMLERSIRQMPSYTAIESAVSEAGLNITANHKYYVKNDLQDKFLYVGKNQPKLYFDAQIRQGISSFAALANKEEVEQGLAQLATDIERGTFEKVKARYNDELGDYLFVVIEK
- a CDS encoding ABC transporter ATP-binding protein — its product is MSALIHLQHIQRRYIMGTEVLYALKDVNIEIFKGEYVALMGPSGSGKSTLMNVLGALDTPTSGTYMLNGKDVSSMGDNELADIRNQEIGFVFQTFNLLPRLSSLENVALPLIYAGIKKEERLERAMEVLKSVGLGDRVNHRPNELSGGQRQRVAVARALVNRPSIILADEPTGNLDTKTSVEIMQLFEDLHKQGNTIIVVTHEEDIAQRAKRIVRLRDGLVENADGTIPEWQLPKLEMA